The nucleotide sequence TGGCTTCACCCAACGAGATGAGGGTGCACAGACCCAGGACGCACAGTTTGCGATCGTGGATGCTGAAAAGGATAGTTAGTAAAGGAACTAGCTCTTCAGGAAGTGCGTGCATCCTTACCCTAGGAAACAGTCCGTGTCGTGGAGCCACTGCTTGATGAAGTGCGCGCTAATGGACTCGTTGTTTTGCTGGGACATCTTGTCCAGAATGGACAGCAGTAACTGGGGATTATAGTAGAGGGCTGCGATCACCACCTGCAGGCACATGGTGCGCAGCTCCGAGGACTGAACTTCGCGAGTAAGCCTGGACAGAGCCAGCTCCACGAACATGTGTATCACTGAGTCGATCTGTCCCTTGCACTGTAGGATGATCACCTCCATCAGTTTGGCGGCATGGCACTCGGGATCTTCGCCTGGACTGCCAGTAAGCATCTGAAGGGGATTTATAGTATAAATTAGACAAACGATGTATAACAAGATTCAAGTAATAGCTCACCGTCTTGCACATGTCCAGAATGGCCAACAGTCTGTTGGGATTTGATAGGAAGGCGGGCGTGTCGACCGTCACATAGTTATGCAGCGCAGGCATAATGTCGATGAAGTAGTCGATGCCGTCCTTCTTGAACACCTGGTAGATCAGCTCCAGCATCTGCCACATCTCGGGAGAAATGGCCTTGGCCGTCAGATCGTAGACCAGCGAGAAGGTTTCCTCGTAAAAGTCTAAGGGGAAAACACCATATTTACAAAATATCCAAGAGATGGAGTGCCACACCCAACTCACCGGTGATGTTGTGCTGGAAAATGTGTCCGACCACATTGATAACGATCGGGTGCAGGTTGAGCAGGACATCGGGGTGCTCCTCCATCACACTGAGCAGAGTCTCAATAGTATTGAGCAGACTCATGGCCGTGATGGCCTTCTCGTCGGATCCCTCCTCGGATTCCAGGACCTGGCTGAAGGTAGTGGCCAGGTGCTGGCAGATTTCGGTGGCCACCGGCAGCAACTGCTCGGTGAAGGTGCACACGATTTTCTGCATAACGTTCGTCAGGTCCTCGTTCTCCGTCTCGCGGATGATGGTAAGCAGCTCCTTGGTGATCTCCTTGATCTGCCCCTCCACGTATTGCGGCGCCTCGTCCTGGGACGATAGGAACATCTGCAGACCGATGGCCGCCTCCACTTTGACGGGCAGCTCCTTGTCCGTAAGCAGAGCATTTGTGGTCAGACGCATAATCTCGGCCAGCACTTGGGGATTCTTGATCTGCACGTCACAGAAGTAGTGCAGCACCCAGCAGGCACGTGCCCTCATGTGTCCAGCGGGATTTTGGAATTCTGGGAACACGTAGGTGGTCAGCATAGACTCCACCTGATCGCGGTACAGAGCCTTCTTGAGCAGCACGTCCGCCAGCGTTCCAATCATGTGCAATGCACCATCCTTCTGCTTGTTGTCTGCATTCGGAGATGTAATTATCTGCATAATAGTGGCCATGGCCTTGGGCAGGACGCCTTTGCGCTTTTTGCAGATGGAATGCAGCAGGGATTGGGCAGCCGGTACAGGGGTGGCGTAATCCTCAAAGATATCTGTTTGTTAAGTAACTTAGTAAAGGAACTTTAGggtatttaacttttttactTACCAAACTTCAAGCGAATGTACTCGTAGGGATCGCTCTCCCAGAGCTCCTGGTCGGAGTCAGTGAACGACATGATGGGAAAGATAACATCCTGGATGACGGCTACCATGTGGGGCTTGATTAACTTCCAGGTGTAGGCGTGGCTAACCCTGAAAATGATAATATAAGTATTTTAGTGCAAGTTGGAGTTATCAAACgcaattatttgttttaagaACACACAAATTATGGTTAATAAACATAAAccaaatcaataaataatttttataagcTTGCCTATATTGAGTTGGCTGATCAGCCTAAATCAAACTAGTCCTAACTGATTGAAATCGACTTTTTTAACGGCCACTGTAAAGAGTGTATCTTATCAGCTTTAAACATTGTCAGACTTGCTGTCTATAAAATAGTTGTTGTATGAATGACCTACAGAGAAATGACTTTTAGAAAGTACTAACATTGGCTTTTAAAATCACTTTACGATGGAGGAGAAGTGTAATCATAAATCTAAGTTGTTTATTAAATCTAATGTTTAATAATGGTTGAAACTTGAGTATTATTTTAGAATACTTACGCATTCTTCAGATAGTTGAGCACGTCAGTGAGGACACGCGGCGAGACGTAGACGCGATTGCGGTACTGGTCCAGGATCTTGAGGAGCACCTCCAGGACGCCCTGGCTGAACGTTGGCAGATACCACTCGGCGAATTTTTGGTATTTCTCACTAACCACATTGCTAGGACTGCCATAACTGAAGAAATACAAGCACTATTAGTTATACAGGCAACAAGAAAAGCCATTCCCTCAACGCACCGCTCGAACATGCGAACCATGATGTGGAGGGCCCACTTCTTGGTCTTCCAGTAGGGGAACTCCGTTCGCTCGTCATCGTCCAGGTGCGAGCTGTCGGGCACGGCACGATCGGCCACCTGGCGGCAAATCTCCATCCACTGCGAGAAGATCTCCTTGGTGATGAGGTCCAGCGGCAGGCTGTATTGCGTGAGGGCATAGTAGATCTTAAGGATCTGCTTCTGCAGCAGCACCGATTGCTCGGACTGCTCGGCCAGCAGATGCACCATCAGCTGGTAGATCATGGGCAGCAGCAGGTTCATGGCCTCGTTCAGAGGGGTTCGCTCCTCGCTGCGCTTGTACTCGTAGGTCTTGACCAGCTGGTACATGGTCACCAGAGCTCCGTTCCAGCCATTGACATCCTGGTTCTGCAGATAGATGCTGATGTTGTCCACTACCTGTGGCCAGCGGCCGGGGAAGTCGCTCTTAATGATGTGATTCACGCAGACGGACAGCTGGACCCTGTTTACAGAGGGAAATTAGACTTCTGGAGGGGATTTCCGTTGGGTAAACCCACCTGATTAGTTCGGGAGCATGGACAATGGCGTCCACGATGGCACCACGGATCATGGCCCGATCCTGCTCGTGAATGGAGAAGGGTATAGGCTCCCCGGGCTTTGCCTCGTGATCCGACCAGCTGCTGTTGATCAGATTCTTGAGGTAGACAGCTCCTGCCTGGCGCACCGGCTGTTCCACCGTTGTCTGCATCACGATCTGCAGTATGGTCGGCACGAATCCAATGATTTTGTGTATCTGTGGGGTTCATAATGTATAGAAATGGTATAAATTTGTTTACACTGTCGTTTGGGTGGGGTTGAGTTGGATTTGGCCCAAAGAATCGATGGCAGAAGCACTTTAAATTCCGTTCACAGAGCtcaattaatatggaggaGCCAAGAGTTGCTACTGGCCATAAACGCTGATAAAGTTAATTAACATCGGTAGAAGGGTGGGAGGGGCATGCAAATCGTTAGATGCTGACTCAGTCGTAATGAGCATGCCTTTACAGTGGGGCCAAAGAAATTGGACTTGTGGGGAGGGGTCTAATTAAACTGGCCGCTCTGATTGGGGGCATTTAATTCCAAGGGGATTGCGTAAGCTCCAATTAAAGGGAAACCCAGCGATATTTACACAGGCTTACTCCATTATTTATTAACACTTCATTTAAATTCCGAAAAATCACATCGAAACCACAGTGCAAGGGTGTATATATATAGCACACATATGTGTGTCCCACAGATATACATAGACTTGTTGCCTCTGGATGACAAAAAAAATGGGATAGCTGGGATAATGGTAAACACATAAAGGGCAAACTTTTTGACCGATATCGGCTTACATTATCCCCACATCCACACACCCACACTCATGCACAAAGTCCAGAAGGAGGgggagagaaagagagagtgAGGGAGAGGGAGGTTAAAAGCGAACAATTAAAAAAGCACATGGTTTTTAGACGATGGCGCCACCTCGAAGACCTTTCGAATTTGGATGGGgcggtgtttttttttggtgggcGAACTCACCTGGGCCAGTTGATCCTCGGCCGCCTTGCGCTGCTCCGGATTCGGATCAATAGTTGCGCGCAACAGTTCCGTGAGTTTTTGTGCCTCCATTTTCGCAACTTCTGCCTGCTTCCACGTTTCGCCGGTCTTTCtgctgctctcgtcgtcgtcgtcctcTGGCGGTCACCTTGCGCCCACTGTGCACCCGCTGCTCTGCCTGGTATTCGTGCTCGATCGATGCTCGCCGCACAAGTGGCTCCAATGTGGGGGCCCAATTGCAAATCTCTTTTCCGGAGGAAAAAACGTGGAAAAGGCtccacacacgcacacacacaccgcCGAAATTCGCGAGACGAACGAAGCGTAGAAGAAGAGGAAACGATTGCGGTGTTGGAAAGCGCCGCGGTGTAGGGCGCGAATAGGGCTGCAAAAGGTCCGCCGGTGACAGTTTAGCTTTTCCCGCCAAATCTGGCTAGTGTAAATAGAAGAGAGATGATTTGGAGGGTTAAATgaaaattcaattcaattgCTGAAAATGCATCAATACAGCATTCAATTGCTTTAAAATACTGTTactgttttaaaatttttcggaagtaagtatatgtaatattttatttttaaatatttagaagaattataatatactttttaatgtgattttaaagaaaataatgCAGTTGCCATTgcttttgaataaaataaggtGAAAACGCTGGTACTTAGCAATTTAACCGCCTCGAGGTTTTATGGAAATATGTCAACAAAAATGAACTTGCCTTTTTTAAAGCTAAATTGGACGGCCAGCTTCAGACAGCACTAGTGTTTCAGCTAGACAAGCTTcccttcattttttttaaatttcttaatagtgagaacaacaaaaaacatttaatttaacaTTAAAGCACTTTCCGACTAATCGCCAATCACATTGCACTGCCTATCGATTGCTGCAGCCCTGGCAGCTGCTCGTACGTGAACACGCGAATGTGTGTGTGACGAAGAGCAAAGTGACACATAGTTGGAGGTGTggttgaaaatatataaaaatcgGGCTTTATCTGCGGCTGAAACGATCTCAAATTGGTGTCAAAGGCGAGCGAGGATCGCAACTCAAGAGCTTGAACAGGCAGCAAGGCAAAAGGACGAGCAGCGACCATGGCAGGCAGGCTACCGGCGTGCGTAATCGATGTGGGCACCGGGTGAGTTTCAGTTGCAGTTCCGATTGCCCGCGGGGGTCTTGGTATCCATTTGGACGGAAAAGAGGTCGTCTGACTAATACATTGTTTGCTTGCGTTTCTAGCTACACCAAACTTGGCTTTGCCGGGAACAAGGAGCCCCAGTTCATCATACCCTCGGCCATTGCCATCAAGGAGTCAGCCCGAGTGGGCGACACCAACACAAGGCGCATCACAAAAGGCATTGAGGacctggacttcttcatcggCGATGAGGCCTTCGATGCCACCGGCTACTCCATCAAGGTATGGACCCGAACCGTCTGTTATTGTGATACCACTTCACCATTATCTTGGAATTTCCATAGTATCCGGTGCGTCATGGTCTGGTGGAGGACTGGGACTTGATGGAGCGATTCCTGGAGCAGTGCGTCTTCAAGTATCTGCGCGCCGAGCCCGAGGATCACTACTTCCTTCTGACCGAGCCGCCGCTAAATACACCCGAGAACCGGGAGTACACTGCAGAGATCATGTTTGAAACGTTCAACGTTCCTGGCCTGTACATCGCTGTCCAGGCGGTGCTCGCCCTGGCCGCCAGTTGGGCCTCCCGATCCGCCGAGGAGCGCACCCTTACGGGCATCGTGGTGGACAGCGGCGATGGAGTGACGCATGTCATACCCGTGGTAAGTAGCACAGTTCATATCTTATCAGCACAGTTGGGTTTGCGCTGGGTACAGGGAAAACTGTTTGGAAAGAACATTTTATCTAAAAAAAGTGAAACTCCACTTTCAAAGTGAAAAAAGTGAACAATTGAACACAAACAAGAAACAGGTAAATGATTACCAATTGTATtgttttaagaattttttttcattttcaactgaTAAACCATAACATAACATAATTgttaatctttaaaaaacatttcttaATGTTCGATTAGAACATTATCGTAGATCGCAGACTTTATTCCAGTTTtcataattaaacaaaataaaatgaatatatattaattttaccttttttttcAGGCCGAGGGCTACGTGATCGGCTCCTGCATTAAGCACATCCCCATTGCCGGCCGCAACATCACTTCGTTCATCCAGAGCCTGCTGCGCGAACGAGAGGTGGGCATTCCGCCGGAACAGAGCCTCGAGACTGCCAAAGCGATCAAGGAGAAGCACTGCTACATCTGTCCGGATATCGCCAAAGAGTTTGCCAAGTACGACACGGAGCCGGGCAAGTGGATACGCAACTTCACGGGCGTCAACACGGTGACCAAGGCGCCGTTCAACGTGGACGTGGGCTACGAGCGCTTCCTGGGGCCCGAGATCTTCTTCCATCCGGAGTTCTCCAACCCCGACTTCACCATTCCGCTGTCGGAGATCGTGGACAATGTCATTCAGAACTGCCCCATTGATGTGCGGCGTCCGCTGTACAATAATATTGTCCTGAGTGGTGGATCCACGATGTTCAAGGACTTTGGCAGGAGGTTGCAGCGAGATATCAAACGATCGGTGGACACGCGCCTACGGATCAGCGAGAATTTGTCCGAGGGACGCATTAAGGTGGGTGATATCACAGCAGCTAATGAGTCATACATCTAACTAAGACCATTATTATTGTTACAGCCAAAACCAATTGATGTTCAGGTGATTACGCATCACATGCAGCGGTATGCCGTGTGGTTTGGAGGCAGCATGTTGGCCTCAACGGTGAGTTGTAGTATCCTAATATCTGGGATATCATAATAATCTATATCTTGTATATTCCAGCCCGAGTTCTATCAGGTGTGTCACACGAAGGCTGCCTACGAGGAGTATGGCCCTAGCATTTGCCGTCACAATCCCGTCTTCGGCACCATGACATAATTGATCCGATCCAATCGGCCCGCAGCAattattattgatttatttttctattttaaatttgaatttgttCTCCAACTATATATATTGCGATTATGTATTCCACGCTAAAGTATTAGTAATGATCATTTTCTACCTATGTGTTTAGCTCTTAAATCTGTGTAAATCACTATCGTTCTCTTTAATTTCGTGTGATTCTGTTAGGCTAACTTTAAAGCAACAACTCCGATGTCTGCCAGTTAAACCCTCCTAATTAAGGTGCATTATTTCTAGAAGTCGACTTTTATAGCATACTCGAACACGATCACACACAGTCACATCAAACTAAGCTCTTGAAAATCCCAGCTCTATACACAATTATATACGAAAAAGATCTACTTGTCatagaaatatttataattgcAATAACTGCAAGGAAGGTTTATAGAGGGACAAAAATGGAAACCGCAGAAAACTGAATgaacaaaaaaggaaaaacgaTAAGAAATATTGATGAGAAATCTGTTTGTTATATTGATAAGCGTAATTGAAAAGgcattaaataaatcaataaaacatTCTTTAAGCTCAAAACTGTCACCGCTTTTTTGATCTAAAGCTTGTACTGGAAAATTTTATTCAATG is from Drosophila suzukii chromosome 3, CBGP_Dsuzu_IsoJpt1.0, whole genome shotgun sequence and encodes:
- the msk gene encoding importin-7, with translation MEAQKLTELLRATIDPNPEQRKAAEDQLAQIHKIIGFVPTILQIVMQTTVEQPVRQAGAVYLKNLINSSWSDHEAKPGEPIPFSIHEQDRAMIRGAIVDAIVHAPELIRVQLSVCVNHIIKSDFPGRWPQVVDNISIYLQNQDVNGWNGALVTMYQLVKTYEYKRSEERTPLNEAMNLLLPMIYQLMVHLLAEQSEQSVLLQKQILKIYYALTQYSLPLDLITKEIFSQWMEICRQVADRAVPDSSHLDDDERTEFPYWKTKKWALHIMVRMFERYGSPSNVVSEKYQKFAEWYLPTFSQGVLEVLLKILDQYRNRVYVSPRVLTDVLNYLKNAVSHAYTWKLIKPHMVAVIQDVIFPIMSFTDSDQELWESDPYEYIRLKFDIFEDYATPVPAAQSLLHSICKKRKGVLPKAMATIMQIITSPNADNKQKDGALHMIGTLADVLLKKALYRDQVESMLTTYVFPEFQNPAGHMRARACWVLHYFCDVQIKNPQVLAEIMRLTTNALLTDKELPVKVEAAIGLQMFLSSQDEAPQYVEGQIKEITKELLTIIRETENEDLTNVMQKIVCTFTEQLLPVATEICQHLATTFSQVLESEEGSDEKAITAMSLLNTIETLLSVMEEHPDVLLNLHPIVINVVGHIFQHNITDFYEETFSLVYDLTAKAISPEMWQMLELIYQVFKKDGIDYFIDIMPALHNYVTVDTPAFLSNPNRLLAILDMCKTMLTGSPGEDPECHAAKLMEVIILQCKGQIDSVIHMFVELALSRLTREVQSSELRTMCLQVVIAALYYNPQLLLSILDKMSQQNNESISAHFIKQWLHDTDCFLGIHDRKLCVLGLCTLISLGEAKPQVLSEVAGKIVPALILLFDGLKRAYESRAQEEEEEEEEEDCDDCEEALSSDEDDMDEMAPDYLDKLAEFAKTKGGEAGFEVKAEIKDEDADSDGEAEESVGDLNETGLESFTTPIDDEENESAIDEYWTFKEVITALSAQDQAWYALLTSNLTPEQAKALQEVVVTADQRKAAKESKLIEKQGGFAFPQTAVPTSFKFGS
- the Arp3 gene encoding actin-related protein 3 gives rise to the protein MAGRLPACVIDVGTGYTKLGFAGNKEPQFIIPSAIAIKESARVGDTNTRRITKGIEDLDFFIGDEAFDATGYSIKYPVRHGLVEDWDLMERFLEQCVFKYLRAEPEDHYFLLTEPPLNTPENREYTAEIMFETFNVPGLYIAVQAVLALAASWASRSAEERTLTGIVVDSGDGVTHVIPVAEGYVIGSCIKHIPIAGRNITSFIQSLLREREVGIPPEQSLETAKAIKEKHCYICPDIAKEFAKYDTEPGKWIRNFTGVNTVTKAPFNVDVGYERFLGPEIFFHPEFSNPDFTIPLSEIVDNVIQNCPIDVRRPLYNNIVLSGGSTMFKDFGRRLQRDIKRSVDTRLRISENLSEGRIKPKPIDVQVITHHMQRYAVWFGGSMLASTPEFYQVCHTKAAYEEYGPSICRHNPVFGTMT